One genomic segment of Callospermophilus lateralis isolate mCalLat2 chromosome 20, mCalLat2.hap1, whole genome shotgun sequence includes these proteins:
- the LOC143385611 gene encoding uncharacterized protein LOC143385611, translating into MISVTFEDVAVNFTKEEWAFLDASQKNLYRDVMLEVLRNLASIGNKWEDKTTEDQTENSGSNLRHITSHSGHKYYKHEECEEKPCEFKQYRKSLVSLKSVHTQMLLQTGDRPYESTVCGKVISCSSDIQRHEETHTGWQPYECQQCGEASSSLPGVQRHMITQSGGKPFQCEVCGKDFHFSSLFRRHERTHSGEKLYECKQDGQIFISHTSLQKHRITHMGNAHFKCKACGKDFAYPRLLRIHQKTHTGEKPYECKQCGKAFATSSELNRHGRTHTGQKPYECQQCGKAFATSYQLKGHGRTHTGEKPYVCKHCGKAFATSRQLHAHGRTHTGEKPYECKQCGKAFAMSRQLNRHGRTHTRQKPYECKQCGKAFARSSDLQIHGRTHTREKPFGCQQCGKTFASSRHLHIHGRMHTGEKPYECEQCGKAFTVASYLQIHERTHTGEKPYECKWCGKAFTQSSHLHSHEQTHTGEKPYDCKQCGKAFARSSELQIHGRVHTGEKPYGCKQCGKAFARSGDLHIHERTHTGEKPYECKQCGKAFATSRQLHKHGRTHTGEKPYECKQCGKAFATSYQLNRHGRTHTGEKPYECQQCGKAYTTAFYLRIHKQTHTGEKP; encoded by the exons ATTTCAGTGACCTTTGAGGATGTGGCTGTGAACTTCACCAAGGAGGAGTGGGCTTTTCTGGATGCTTCCCAGAAGAACCTTTACAGAGATGTGATGCTGGAAGTCCTCAGAAACCTGGCTTCTATAG GAAACAAGTGGGAAGACAAGACCACTGAAGATCAGACTGAAAACTCTGGAAGCAACCTAAG GCACATCACATCTCACTCTGGACACAAATACTATAAGCATGAGGAATGTGAAGAGAAGCCATGTGAATTTAAACAATATAGGAAATCTCTGGTTTCTCTCAAAAGTGTTCACACACAAATGTTGTTACAAACTGGAGATAGACCATATGAAAGTACAGTATGTGGGAAAGTCATCAGCTGTTCCAGTGACATTCAAAGACATGAAGAAACTCATACTGGGTGGCAACCCTATGAATGTCAACAATGTGGCGAAGCCTCTTCTTCTCTCCCAGGTGTTCAAAGACACATGATAACACAGAGTGGAGGTAAACCTTTCCAATGTGAGGTATGTGGGAAAGACTTTCATTTCTCCTCTTTATTTAGAagacatgaaagaactcattctgGAGAGAAACTCTATGAATGTAAACAAGATGGTCAAATCTTTATTTCACACACAAGTCTTCAAAAGCACAGGATCACACACATGGGGAATGCACATTTCAAATGTAAGGCATGTGGGAAAGACTTTGCTTACCCCAGATTACTTCGAATACATCAGAaaacacatactggagagaagccctatgaatgcaaacaatgtggaaaagcctttgctaCATCCTCTGAGCTTAACAGACATGGAAGAACACACACTGGACAGAAGCCGTATGAATGTCAgcaatgtggaaaagcctttgctaCATCCTATCAGCTTAAGGGACATGGAagaacacatactggagagaagccctatgtatGTAAGCActgtggcaaagcctttgctaCATCCCGTCAGCTTCATGCACATGGAagaacacatactggagagaagccttatgaatgcaaacaatgtggaaaagcctttgctaTGTCCCGTCAGCTTAACAGACATGGAAGAACACACACTAggcagaagccctatgaatgtaagcagtgtggaaaagcctttgctaGATCTAGTGACCTTCAGATTCATGGAAGAACACACACTAGAGAGAAACCCTTTGGATGTCAACAATGTGGAAAAACATTTGCTTCATCCCGTCATCTTCACATACATGGAAGAATGCATACCGGAGAAAAGCCCTATGAATGtgaacaatgtggaaaagcctttacTGTTGCCTCTTACCTTCAGATACATGAacgaactcatactggagagaagccctatgaatgtaagtggtgtggcaaagccttcactcAGTCCTCTCACCTTCACTCACATGAacaaactcatactggagagaagccctatgattgtaagcagtgtggcaaagcctttgctaGATCCAGTGAACTTCAGATACATGGAAGAgtgcatactggagagaagccctatggatgtaagcagtgtggcaaagcctttgctaGATCTGGTGACCTTCACATACATGAaagaactcatactggagagaagccctatgaatgtaagcagtgtggcaaagcctttgctaCATCCCGTCAGCTTCATAAACATGGAagaacacatactggagagaagccctatgaatgcaaacaatgtggaaaagcctttgctaCATCCTATCAGCTTAACAGACATGGaagaacacacactggagagaagccctatgaatgtcaacaatgtggaaaagcctacACTACTGCCTTTTACCTTCGGATACATAAacaaactcatactggagagaagccctaa